CTCCGAGGAGAAGCGGCCCGAAGAATAACTAATACATGTCTCAAACACCAACTTCACCGCGGGCCACGTTGACTCCGAAGAGAAGCGGCCCTACGGATCGTGTGTCTGGCGCCAAGGTATAGCCGGCACTTGAATCTtttttaatatgaaaattatttacttTTTACCCCCGTTACTTGTTATCAATTACAACGCACCTATCAACTTGGACTCGAAACCGCATGAACACCGTATTTCTTATAAGCGCATAAAACAAGTATTAGCTAAACCATAAGGCCACGTTGACTCCGAGGAGAAGCGGCCCGAAGAATAACTAATACATGTCTCAAACACCAACTTCACCGCGGGCCACGTTGACTCCGAAGAGAAGCGGCCCTACGGATCGTGTGTCTGGCGCCTAGGTACAGCCGGCACTTGAAtctttttttaatatgaaaGTTATTTACTCTTTCTTCCGTTACTTGTTATTAATTACAATGCAACTGTCAACTGGGACTCAAAACCGCATGAACACCGTATTTCTTATAAGCGCGTAAAACAAGTATTAGCCAAACCATAGGCCACATTGACTCCGAAGAGAAGCGGCCCGAAGAATAACTAATACATGTCTCAAACACCAACTTCACCGCACGCCACGTTGACTCCGAAGAGAAGCGGCCCTACGGATCGTGTGTCTGGCGCCAAGGTTCATGACAATCGATCATTATTCAATAAGGAATTGTTTAGATGAAAATATGAGTGCAAGCATTGATGTGAATACAAGATTCTGTTTTTAATGAAAGtgtgaaaacatattttttgtccagcgcatcaaatttattcgtatgtagaatgaatttaattatttcacGCCTTGAACGTGATGTTGATTCGGGTATAAATATTATGAAGTATAAgcaggatattttttttcaccgcgtAAAACAACTAGAAAAACTGAGGGCTACATTAAATAAGAACAGTTACAAATACTCTAATCGAACGTCGGTTCGAAACaacttcataattttttagcAGGAATGAGATGAAATTGATCATTCAAATCATCTGAACccaaaattgcaaaaattattCACGTTCTATATAAAATCCTGGAGCCTTAGAGGAAAACGTTTTGGGAGTTCTAATTCATACAGTTTTCTGCCaactaattttttaaatgatccGTATAAACCTTTCTTGCAACGTCAATATTATTGGGTACGAGTTATTTCATGTCAATAAACGTTTTGGACTGCTGCTAATTAATGCCCAACTGCTGGGAAGCTATCATGCTCAATTTTTGATgaacaattttgaaaagaaagGCTTAATTTTCCTGGGATTCCATTGTCAAAACAAATTCATGCAGTTTGTTTCGCAGCATGACTTTTtcgcattgaaaaatttcatgtttaAAATATAAGACGCGAATTGAAGAACGTAAAATTTAAATAGAGTTGTTACGAGGGACCAATAAGAAAAGATACCGTTTTCCTTGGCACatgacttaaaaaatttactgAGTTCTCCTTAGATTTCTTCATTCGTTAACTATAGTCCCAAAGGTATCTCAGACTTTCTTCTATTCTTCACGAATAGCACATGGGCCAGTGaatggatgtttttttttgctcactTTTCCAATAATAGCTAATCTCAATGCAAACCGAATGCAAAATGTTTCCCGTTACATTCATCGCCATGTTCAAAATCAGCCCTAATAATTCTTTCGTCGCTCCtaatgtttttatctttttattttactacTATGATTAATTAAGTGTACCCCAAATCTTCTGCTGTCTTGTTTCGTcggtctctctttcttcttgaAGATCGCTTGTAATCGATacccaatttttcttccggaAAACATCAATTCGACCCTCCACCCCCGCGTTTTCTCTATCGCGGCCGCAACTTTCAATCCTTGGATTACCTGAATACCATCTCAGCAAATAATTCCCATCTTTTCAGCGCGTTCTTccatgtacaatttttcttttccattttcaaacCTCATTCAAAGTGTTTCTCCTCACATTCATCGCCATGTTCAAAATCAGCCCTAATAATTCTTTCGTCGCTCCTaatgtttttatctttatttaAATACTATGATTAATTAAGTGTACCCCAAATCGTCAGCTGTTTCGTTTCGTCGGTCTCTCTTTCCTCTCGAAGATCGTTTGTAATCCATACCCAATTTCTGTTCCTGAAAACATCAATTcgactcccccccccccccccccgttttCTCTATCGCGGCCGGAACTTTCAATCCTTGGGTTAGATGAATACCATCTAAGTAAATAATTCCCATCTTTTCACCCCGTTCTACcatgtataaattttattttttgttctcaaatCCCATTCAAAGTGTTTTCCCTCACATTCATCGCCGTGTTCAAAATCAGCCCTTATAATTCTGTCGGCGCTCCTaaagttttcatctttttatttAACTACTATGACGAATTAAGTGTACCCCAAATCTTCTGCTGTCTTGTTTCGTcggtctctctttcttcttgaAGATCGCTTGTAATCCATATTCAATTTCTCTTCCGGAAAACATCAATTCGACGCCGCACCCCCCCTTTTTCTCGATCGCGGGCGGAACTTTCAATCCTTGGGTTAGCTAAATACCATCTCACAAGGAAAGTCTTTCcgctgtccccctccgattttaatgaaacttgaatatgttattctacatcaaaatctaagagacacgtatttttttttatcggcggaaaaacgtttctagggggtgAAATCATCCCTTGAAGTTGAGatctccgaggggtacttttcaggtttcacctatttccacttgagataatcgaatgcacccaaatggataattaccttaatgataaacgatgaaaaatgcaactggtttcacatcggagggttgcataagaaaaaagttataggggttgaaattcacaaaatcgttataacaaaaaaactattgcacctatctcgatgaattcaattgcattttgaagagggtaaaaaaatagtagatacgggtttttgcgttttccttgcaaatcaagttaagggggtgaactacccctatgtatgtttacgcttaatctcaatcaaacggcagtaattcttttttttcttgtttcctctcctcgtaatacgttttttcttcaaatttacaacaTCCACATATCAACAGATGGATGGATTTTTCCTGCAATTACATTTTCCTAACTGGTGAAAGTGATAGAACCCAAAGTATGCGTCCAATCTTAatggtttgttttttatttgaaggcATTTTGAGACTCTTCTAGTTATACTTAAaagattctattcaaaatttatttaaacaatggatttGATCTACTTGAGtaaggaaaattggaaaaaatcgaatttttccgttgaaaattctaccattttatgaattctttattttttgtaactttttacGGTATTCATACGAATTACATCCATAGTTTAAAAGaattcacttatttattttttccgcgAAAAATTATAGATTGGATAACTTTtacgaataacaattttttttattagttaataatgaataaaccacaagataaatttaaaaatatgtatttcttatacttttcacaaaaatttcgtaaatactGACGTATTTTCATAGTTATCATATCTCCCCCCTCTACTTGACGGTGTTATTTCGGAGTCACCTCTGTCCGGTCTGTGACTCGCtcccaaaattagatttgaaatacgacgcAGAAGCAGTGATAAAACTGCGATCGGGGAATGTATTCACCAcagtcggttatttttattttacacaaaagaagtgccttacaatccgagactatttaaaacaaagttgcaagtattaatcaaaatgaagataaatcctttgaacgttattagaatgcttctcgcaacttttgaagttATGCGTTTACCGGAtaacattaaaaatattttgttgactgcaatgaacgaatacagtggtttcgacatggtagaagaaaattctttgcatTTTGAAGAACCATTTAAGGATcgggaaatggaaattgttgaagatcAAGAATGGGCAGACGCCCTGCATGAACCAGAACTTCCGCCTGATACATGCACTCGTGATGACGAAGACTTATCTTACGAGTACAAATTAAGGGCCGTTGAGTATTGGCGCAGCGGGAAGACAGGAAATTTAGGTTTGGGAagtgttaaacaaaagttcaagaaagtgcaatctatacgacagttgcggcggtgggcccacaatttgaacaagggggggacatacaaagaaaaattagcacgaatttgtggatacactttggaaaatttcaaagctgctgtggatgctggtttaatagtgcacgattccgatttaaaaaaatgggccttgcatgctcaaaaagaagtagggcatactgattttcgtttcaaagcatctcGTACGTGGATAAACTCATTCAAAGCAGCTCAtcgtatcgtatcgagaaaaattaataaattcattacatccaaaacaattgaagatggaaaagtcttggaacaacaaagtcaaaaatttgtcgatgacgtaaagcaaaatattagAACGTACGAATTGTCAAATACATTTAACGCAGATCAGAGTGGCTTCCAACTAGAAATGCATTCAGGAAGAACTTAAGcgatcgaaggagaaaagcaagtacaatgtcttgtACAATCAGTCTCTTCTACGACTCACAGTTACACTATTCAGCCGACTATATCAGCTGACGGCAAGCTGctatctcctctatttttagttttaaaagaaccaactggcaagattggtccattagtggagaaaacgcttttcagacccgataatgtgtacatagaagtatccaagtctGGGAAGCTTACTTCAGGTATAAATTACATCCACTGTTTttgtgtaaacattttttcgattgaaaaaataatccgtttttctattttcagatcattttaaaatttggttggagcatgtatttttcccgaaagttggcccaaaatcattattactgattgattcttggactggacactgtccccaagctgtacttgatgtgaaaccttcaaatagagatgtgaaagtaatgattatacctaaaggaactaccggaaaaatccaacccctcgatgtttttggattccgaatatggaaaaattttgttagacatttttctgataattgtcttttgatgaattatgatattaatttgcatttgagaaaCAATATCATAAAGCTGCAATCACTCATTCATAACCAACTGTCGTCACCACgttatatcgatcttttcaaatattcttggtacaaaagtggttacatagaagaaaaacctgcgaattttgagaatcctgtagattttgcatttggagattcctgcaactcacattgtgaagttccaggatgcgaaaatgttgctattgttcgctgttcctggtgcaaaaagtcgctatgttttaaacactttttcgatgattaTCATTACTGCAGTACTTACAACGGTTAATAGAGCACACCATTATATGTTCGCTTCTATTTATCGCTATGGTGATTATTTTGTTAGactgttgacatattattaataaaagatataagcatattgtacacttttttttactcgactaTGTAGTTTTTCTATACGTCATCCCAAAACTTGGTCTTATCAACCGGAACGAATATGAGTATATGTGTAAGCGCTTATCGTGttgccaaatataaatcgGTCAGAATTATCGATAAATCAGATATAAATACTTTTCCATCTGAAGATTCACCTATAAATAAGTTGGCATTTAGATAAAATCGTTCATTGAATGTTATATCCGCAACATTGttgttgtaaatttgaagaaaaaacgtattacgaggagaggaaacaagaaaaaaaagaattactgccggttgattgagattaagcgtaaacatacataggggtagttcacccccttaacttgatttgcgaggaaaacgcaaaaacccgtatctactatttttttacccccttcaaaatgcaattgaattcatcgagataggtgcaatagtttttttgttataacgattttgtgaatttcaacccctataacttttttcttatgcaacccccccatgtgaaaccagttgcatttttcatcgtttatcattaaggtaattatctatttgggtgcattcgattatctcaagtggaaatgggtgaaacctgaaaagtacccctcggaggtctcaacttcaagcgatgatttcaccccctagaaacatttttccgccgataaaaaaaaatacgtgtctcttagattttgatgtagaataacatattcaagtttcattaaaatcggagggggacagcgGAAAGACTTTCCTTGTCAGTAAATAATTCCCATCTTTTCACCTAGTTCTTCCATGaacaattttccttttcctcgctcctaatgtttttatctttttattttactacTATGACTAATTAATTGTACCCCAAATTTTCTGCTGTCTCGTTTCGTCGgtctctttttcctctcgaagATTGTTTGTAATCCATACTCAATTACTCTTTCTGAAAACATGAATTCGACCCCCACCTCCCCGTTTTCTCGATCGCGGCCAGAACTTTCAATCCTTGGGTTGGGTGAATACCATCTCagcaaataattttcatcttttcccGCGTTCTTccatgtacaatttttctttttcattttcaaacctaattcaaagtttttcccCTTACATTCATCGCCATGTTCAAAATCTGCCATTATAATTCTTTCGTCGCTCCTaatgtttttatctttatATTTTACTACTATGACTAATTAATTATACCTCAAATCTTCTGCTGTCTTGTTTCGTcggtctctcttttttcttgaagATCGCTTGTAATCGATacccaatttttcttccggaAAACATCAATTCGACCCTCCACCCCCCCGTTTTCTCTATCGCGGCCGCAACTTTCAATCCTTGGATTAGCTGAATACCATCTCAGCAAATAATTCCCATCTTTTCAGCGCGTTCTTccatgtacaatttttcttttccattttcaaacCTCATTCAAAATGTTTCCCCTCACATTCATCGCCATGTTCAAAATCAGCCCTTATAATTCTTTCAGCGCTCCtaatgtttttatctttttatttaaatactATGACTAATTAAGTGTACCCCAAATCTTCTGCTGTCTTGTTTCGTtggtctctctttcttcttgaAGATCGCTTGTAATCGATacccaatttttcttccggaAAACATCAATTCGACCCTCCACCCCCCCGTTTTCTCTATCGCGGCCGCAACTTTCAATCCTTAGATTACCTGAATACCATCTCAGCAAATAATTCCCATCTTTTCAGCGTGTTCTTccatgtacaatttttcttttccattttcaaacCTCATTCAAAGTGTTTCTCCTCACATTCATCGCCATGTTCAAAATCAGCCCTTATAATTCTTTCGTCGCTCCtaatgtttttatctttttattttactacTATGATTAATTAAGTGTACCCCAAATCTTCTGCTGTCTTGTTTCGACGGTCTCTCTTTATTCTCGAAGATCGCTTGTAATCCATACCCAATTTCTCTTACGGAAAACATCAATTCGACCccgcaccccccccccccccctttttctCGATCGCGGCCAGAACTTTCAATCCTTGGGTTGGCTGAATACCATCTCACTAAGTAATTCCCATCTTTTCACCTAGTTCTTCCctgtacaatttttctttttcattttcaaacctcATTCAAAGTGATTCCCCTCACATTCATCGCCATGTTCAATATCAACCTTTATAATACTTATGTCTAATTAATTATACCCCAAATCTTCAGCTGTTTTGTTTCATCGGTCTCTCTTTCCTCTGGAAGATCGGTTGTAATCCATACTCAATTTCTCTTCCGGAAAACATCAATTCGACCCCCCATTCCCCCGTTTTCTCGATTGCGGCCGGAACTTTGAATCCTTCGGTTAGCTGAATACCATTTAGCAAATAATTCCCACCTCTTCACCTTGCTTTTCCATGTTCAATTGTTCTTTTCCACTTTCAAATACAATTCAATGTATAACACATACTCATCGCTATGTTCAATGTCATCCCTTATAATTCTTTCGTCGCTCCTAATGTTtgtatctttttatttttctactttgACTAATTTATTGTTCCCCAAACCTTCCGCTTTGTCGGTTTTTCTCGGGCTAAGTTTTAAGAGCGACGAATTCGAAATGCTGTGAATTTTTAGCGGTCCGAATTCTTATTCAGTGAATCCTTATTTGGGGTCGATAGTGATCTTGCAACGTTTGAGCCAGAAAATTAGTTCATCAAAAAGAGCATCTACAAAGTACTCGAGGGTTAAATTTCGTGCAATCAAAATAGAGTTATGACATCTTTTTCCATATCGATATTTTATATTGCAGTGTTCCGATTAACATAAGGACTCGTATAAGACTCAGTAATGTAGTGAGTCGTGAATAAAAGTAGTTTAAATAAGTTTGTGAAAACCTCATTTCAAAGGAAAGTGAATTTGCAAAATTATGCATATGTGAAACCAAGATCCTCTTTATCCTATAATAAAACTATTTTGAAATAGGTCCAAATAAAAGCCAACATGCTATTgttaatattgaatattttcctaTTGATGCTGATTTTgtaatcaaaattgtttcatgcgGTGCCGAGAATTAATAGAGTGTCGCACACGAATTTTTAGCAACGCTTATGATTTTGTTCCATAAAAACACAATCGAAAATGAACGAATAGTCGGTCTAATGAATGAACAATGTGATGCATTACCATTGTTCTGCATATTTTGGAGCCGGTTCCCTGCTGTACTTAACTGCTGCTCAAGTTCGATATTTCCCGAATTTGAACCATCTTGTCTTCGTACAATCGCTCTTCTTCTCATATCTGTAATTTCGAACAATCATTGATATACTTCCTAAGCCATGCTTTTTACTGAATGCATTGTCTAACCTTTTCGACGCTTGTTGCGTTTTTGCTTCTTCAACGCCTGTGTTGTCGAAGAGGTTGGAGGGTCTGGAGTAATTTCCTCTCTCCTTTGCCTTGGAAGCGGATTTGCTATTATGAAACACAGAACAAGATGGTGAAATATGCAAGTCTTATATATTCATCAGAAAATTTGAGACACATGCTTGCATCAGATCAACAATAACCAGGGTTATTGGACTGTGGGGATGCCCTTGATACTTcttcattgaaatttcttaTGTTTTCATTGCTGGCTGAAGAAGCAGCTCATAGAAGAACAATTTAGTATTTGGATGCAGTAtaaatcaatgaaataataataattccgaAAATCATTTCATGAATAATTACCATTCCTGTCAAGTGACGAAGCGTCCGAGTCGTCGTCGATTAAAATCGGCTGATTTTCTGTGGAGCAAAAAATCATGAGGATTCTTCTTTGCATCTGATATTTGCGATCGCttagataaaaattcaatgcaaATTATTCTGAGTGTTGgtcattaaaaatataaacactATTTAATTGAATATAGACAGTTGTGGAGAAAGCTCGCCTACTTTCTTCTCACAGTTTAATACGTCAGCTTGTTAAAATATACATGTATCAATTGAAGCTTTCAATTACTATgtataatttctttttcaatttaaaaatgagaatattttGAGATACTGCTTTGTGCTTGCAAtgaatcgaaaataattaccAATTATGTTGGGTTGTGGGAATGTCCTCCGTTCTTCCTCACTCAAATTTCCCACATCTTCATTGTTGGCTGCAAAGAATAAGTGTACAAAAGCAATTAAGTTTTCAATTGCAGTATAATCGAatacaataaaaatggttCCAAAAACAGTCTTATGCAAATTACCATTAAAAACAAGTGACGAAGCGTCCGAGTCGTCGTCGATTAAAATCGGCTGATTTTCTGTGGAGCAAAAAATCATGAGGATTCTTCTTTGCATCTGATATTTGCGATCGCttagataaaaattcaatgcaaATTATTCTGAGTGTTGgtcattaaaaatataaacacgATTTAATTGAACATAGACAGTTGTGGAGAAAGTTCGCCTACTTTTTCTCACAGTTCAATACGTCAGCGTGTTAAAATATGCATGTATCAATTGAAGCTTTCAATTACTATgtataatttctttttcaatttaaaaatgagaatattttGAGATACTGCTTTGTGCTTGCAAtgaatcgaaaataattaccAATTATGTTGGGTTGTGGGAATGTCCTCCGTTCTTCATCACCCAGAAGCAAATTTCCCACATCTTCATTGTTGGCTGCAAAGAATAAGTGTACAAAAGCAATTACGTTTTCAATTCCAGTATAAACGAatacaataaaaatggttCCAAAAACAGTGTTATGCAAATTACCATTAGAAACAAGTGACGAAGCGTCCGAGTCGTCATCGATCACAATCGGCATAACTTGTTCTacggataaaaaattcatatatatttttaatttattcgaaattgcatttttttaaattgtgatTATGATCCaagcaaattttttaaatgttactTATTTTAAAAAGTTAGTACGTTCATTATATAATTGAAATGTTGGAGGAAGCTACTTGACATTTTTAAGAAAGGAAGATACTCGTGGTATTTCCTTTCGTCTATTACCTAAACAGAATACAAAATTTCCTTCGACTAATCGGTATTATTTACCATTTTCTTGAAAAGTTATGGAATTGTCCAGGAGCCATCGTGGTGGTTCCTCAGAGAATATTTCTCGCTCGAAATCTGGATCTAAAATGATTCCGGGGAGATTGTACTTTGCGACCATGATTCATAAGCCTGAATTAATGTAAACAAACAATTTTACCTAATGGATTGACCGATGGAGTTTCCTGCAGCTCATGTTCATGAGCCTCGTCATTTTCTTGCATATCTTCGTGATTAGCCATGATTATTTCGATATTGCCTTTTAAAGCCACTGCCTTTTCGATGAATTCATTTACCGTAATTTCAAGCATGTGCAGCTCACGCCACGCTAAATGGAATATTAATAGATTAGCTATTATACAAGATGtgcctttttttgttttggacACCGATGTTTTTACACGTCTTCACATATTTAAGTAATATATCAAATAATACTTGCGCTCTGGTCTAGTGGTTAGCGTACTTGCCTCTAAACCAGAGCATCGGGAGGCCCTCGGTTCGATTTCCGATCTCGTAGACTTTTTGCGAGAATTAAATATGAACGTAACGTAGCTCCAGACGTATGTATGAGTCACCCACAGGTGCCTGTACCTGTGTGACACATGCATGTGACTGTAGTACATATTTACATTCCCGCGATAAGGCGCGATGTAGCTCTGACACCGCGAAGCGGGCCGAGGGCCTCAAGTACATTCAATGTcgtaactcgaaaacgatggGGTTCTGTTTATGGAattttgacagaaaaaaaagttttatcttttttcgttttctaattaattagaattttatcagattttttccaagattttatcaataaggttttcaagatatttatcaatgaaaaattctaatataaaaatgaatcttcTTTTACTTTATAGATATTCTAATAAGATTCCATAGTTCACGAAAAATCTGGATCAACGCCGAGAGCACACAGGTTAAAACtcaggttaaaaaaattttagaaaataatgtGATGAAActctaatgaattaaaaataaaaaaaaaatactttttctgtgttaaaatttcattcaacttttctAGCTTGTCGTCGGGAAACTGTGCCCTGGTAGTGTACGTAGCAATATAAATGTGTTCTAACCGATATTTttgatcaaaatatttttggttaaaaactggaaaaaaagtatgaaaatttattttgttttttttttcgtacttttttcaGAAAACTACAActcaagacgaaaaaaatgacctactattttatttcgatatctctGTTATTAAAGAAGTTATGGGCGTTTACA
This sequence is a window from Venturia canescens isolate UGA chromosome 8, ASM1945775v1, whole genome shotgun sequence. Protein-coding genes within it:
- the LOC122414860 gene encoding uncharacterized protein; this encodes MLLATFEVMRLPDNIKNILLTAMNEYSGFDMVEENSLHFEEPFKDREMEIVEDQEWADALHEPELPPDTCTRDDEDLSYEYKLRAVEYWRSGKTGNLGLGSVKQKFKKVQSIRQLRRWAHNLNKGGTYKEKLARICGYTLENFKAAVDAGLIVHDSDLKKWALHAQKEVGHTDFRFKASRTWINSFKAAHRIVSRKINKFITSKTIEDGKVLEQQSQKFVDDVKQNIRTYELSNTFNADQSGFQLEMHSGRT